GACGTTCCTCGCCTACAACGCGGGGAGGCTGCGGGAGGGGGCGCGGCTCCTTTCCGAACGGATGCTGAAACCCGACGTGACGGTGGGACTATCGCTCACCGGCGCGCTCACCCCCGCGGGGCTCGGCGTGTCGTGCGTCGTGCCGCTGCTCAAGGCGGGCTTCGTCGACTGGGTCGTCTCGACGGGGGCGAACCTGTACCACGACGCCCACTTCGGGCTCGGGCTTCCGATGCACGCCGGATCGCCGTTCCTCGACGACCGCGTCCTGCGGGACGAGGGGGTTGTGCGGATCTACGACGTCCTGTTCGACTACGAGGTGCTCCTCGACACGGACGCCTTCTTCCGCCAGGTGCTCGACCTGCCCGAGTTCCAGGCGCAGATGGGGACGGCGGAGTTCCATTACCGGCTCGGGCGGTACATGGCGCAGCGGGAAAAGACCCTCGGTCAGGGGGAGGTGAGCGTGCTGGCGGCCGCGTGGCGGTACGGGGTCCCCATCTACACGTCGTCGCCGGGGGATTCCTCCATCGGGATGAACGTCGCCGCGATGCGCCTCGGCGGCCGCGGTGTGACGTTCGACGTCTCCCTCGACGTGAACGAGACGGCGGCGATCGTCTACGATGCGAAACGCCGCGGGGGGAAAAGCGCCGTCTGGATCCTCGGCGGCGGGTCGCCGAAGAACTTCATGCTCCAGACCGAGCCGCAGATCCAGGAGGTCCTCGGGCTCGACGAAAAGGGGCACGACTACTTCCTGCAGATCACCGACGCACGGCCCGACACGGGCGGGCTGTCCGGCGCGACGCCCTCGGAGGCGGTCTCGTGGGGGAAGGTGGACCCGGACAGGCTCCCCGACACGGTGGTGTGCTACCTCGACTCCACCGTGGCGCTGCCGCTTCTTTGCGCCTTCGCGTTCGACCGGGTGGGGAAGCGGACCCGCAGGCGCCTCTACGACCGCCGGGCGGAGATGCTGGCGGTCCTGGGGAAGGCGTACCGCAAGGCGGTGAACGCCGCCGGGGTGACGAAGAAGCGGAAGGTCGCGCGGAAGAAGGAAAAATAAGGCCGGGAGGGTTCGCCTCCCGGCCTTCGGCGTTGTTGGGTGTAGCGTTGCGCCTACATTTTGTAGGCGATGCCGAGGATAGCCCTCCACTGGGGAGCGCCCATCCCCTTGTTCAACCCCCCCCCGCCGCCTGCCTGCAGCGTCCAGCCCGGCGCGATCTCGGCCCGGTACGCGGCCAGGACCTCGAGCGGGGAGAGGGTGGAGTGCACGAACGGCGTCGCCCAGACGGTCTCGCCGTTCACCTCGGCGACGATGCTGTCCTTGCGCCACGGCAGGAGGAACTTCGCGCCCACCCCGTACTGGATCCACGGGGTGTAGTACCGCTCGCTCCTCGGCCCCACCGCGATGTCCCCGATGTGCTCCGCGCCGAGGTTGGCATAGAGCGTCAGCGGCCTGGCGACATCGACATGCCCGGCGACCTTCATGCCGAAGCCGAACTTCCCCTCGGAGAGGAGGTAGTCCTTGTCCCCCGTGGCGAAGTTGGCGAAGGGGATGAGCGCGAGACCGTACCGGGCGCCTTCGATCACCCGGAACTTCGCGTTCACGCGGATGTCGCCGAGGTGGAAGACGTCGTCGCGCACCCCCGGGGCCCCGTTCCGCAGGAAGTCGGTGTAGTTCAGGTTGTCCCGTGAGAAGTCGTACGGGACGTCCAGCCCCAGCGTGATGTCGGGAGTGATCCCGTACGCCACGAGCAGGTCGGCGGTGTACAGCTCGTCGACGACGACCTTCTCGATCTTCAGTTCACGGATGTCGCCCATGTCGAGGGGCTTCTTGGCGCCGCTCAAGGTGAGGCCGAAGTTGAACTGTCCCGTGCAGAGCGGCTGGTCGGTGTCGACCGTGAGGGC
The Deltaproteobacteria bacterium DNA segment above includes these coding regions:
- the speY gene encoding deoxyhypusine synthase, translating into TFLAYNAGRLREGARLLSERMLKPDVTVGLSLTGALTPAGLGVSCVVPLLKAGFVDWVVSTGANLYHDAHFGLGLPMHAGSPFLDDRVLRDEGVVRIYDVLFDYEVLLDTDAFFRQVLDLPEFQAQMGTAEFHYRLGRYMAQREKTLGQGEVSVLAAAWRYGVPIYTSSPGDSSIGMNVAAMRLGGRGVTFDVSLDVNETAAIVYDAKRRGGKSAVWILGGGSPKNFMLQTEPQIQEVLGLDEKGHDYFLQITDARPDTGGLSGATPSEAVSWGKVDPDRLPDTVVCYLDSTVALPLLCAFAFDRVGKRTRRRLYDRRAEMLAVLGKAYRKAVNAAGVTKKRKVARKKEK